One window of the Calditerrivibrio sp. genome contains the following:
- the thiE gene encoding thiamine phosphate synthase, giving the protein MCREYRQNIAKYLKLYLILETDMLKIPLRDFILGAVEGGVTAIQLRDKKLSARQRYENGIFIKELLKGCDVMLCVNDRLDLAMALDLDVIHVGVKDIPPYVIKEFYPDMVVGYSCNNMEDLKVAETIHVDYVGVGPAFETSTKDDLRPLLGPDGIKSLVSNTKIPAVAIGGINRINCHLLVDSGVCGVAVSSELCKSDKPYDVAKQLRAFFP; this is encoded by the coding sequence ATGTGCCGTGAATATCGACAGAATATAGCAAAATATCTAAAGCTCTATCTCATATTAGAAACTGACATGCTCAAGATCCCTTTGAGAGATTTTATCTTGGGAGCTGTAGAAGGTGGTGTTACAGCTATACAGCTAAGGGACAAGAAACTAAGTGCAAGGCAAAGGTATGAAAACGGGATCTTTATTAAAGAACTTTTGAAAGGTTGTGATGTGATGCTCTGTGTTAATGATAGGCTGGATCTGGCTATGGCTTTAGATCTGGATGTTATCCATGTGGGGGTAAAGGATATACCCCCTTATGTGATCAAAGAGTTTTACCCTGATATGGTAGTAGGGTATTCTTGTAATAATATGGAAGATTTAAAGGTAGCTGAGACTATTCATGTGGATTATGTAGGTGTGGGACCAGCTTTTGAAACCTCCACAAAAGATGACTTAAGACCACTTTTGGGGCCTGATGGGATAAAAAGCCTTGTATCAAACACTAAGATACCAGCGGTAGCTATCGGTGGGATAAACCGGATAAATTGCCATTTGCTTGTAGATTCTGGTGTATGTGGGGTGGCGGTGAGTTCTGAATTGTGTAAAAGTGATAAACCCTATGATGTGGCTAAACAACTCAGGGCTTTTTTCCCGTAA
- the thiL gene encoding thiamine-phosphate kinase, with translation MKEFDFLKKIKPVRYHLKDRELGIGDDAALIGDFLIAKDIIVSDIHFKKSAGVENILFKLITSNVSDIAAMGGKAPFYGLLGISAHDEFLDENFLKGLRYALDFYNVDLIGGDTTSSKHDFFLSFTIIAKKNRYVLKRNGAKAGDYLFVSRGLGYSKISLEKELGLKEHDIDPLYHYRQVAEVELGRLLGTLPYVTSCIDISDGLGRDLGHIAEKSGVRIVLDEEKLPLKHLEKFNLSTPVDYFVSSGEEYALAFTVGREYLTDFMKRIKRFDSVYLIGEVVDGTGVFLKRGSDFVDISRKGFEHEL, from the coding sequence ATGAAAGAATTCGATTTTTTAAAAAAGATAAAGCCAGTTAGATACCATTTAAAGGATAGAGAATTAGGTATTGGTGATGATGCGGCTTTAATAGGTGATTTTCTCATAGCAAAAGATATCATCGTATCAGATATCCATTTTAAGAAGTCTGCTGGTGTAGAGAATATATTGTTTAAGCTTATAACATCTAATGTAAGTGATATAGCTGCTATGGGAGGGAAAGCACCTTTTTATGGGTTGTTGGGGATATCTGCTCATGATGAGTTTTTAGATGAGAACTTTTTAAAGGGGCTACGCTACGCCCTTGATTTTTATAATGTTGATTTGATTGGTGGAGATACAACATCATCAAAACATGATTTCTTTCTTTCTTTCACAATTATTGCTAAGAAAAATAGATATGTTTTAAAAAGAAATGGTGCTAAAGCTGGGGATTATCTTTTTGTTTCAAGAGGGCTGGGTTATTCAAAGATCTCCTTGGAAAAAGAGCTCGGTTTGAAAGAACATGATATAGATCCTTTATACCATTACAGGCAGGTCGCCGAGGTAGAATTGGGCAGGTTATTGGGGACGTTACCTTATGTAACTTCCTGTATAGACATCAGCGATGGGCTTGGTAGGGATTTGGGGCATATAGCTGAAAAGAGTGGGGTAAGGATAGTTTTAGACGAGGAGAAGCTACCTTTAAAACATTTGGAAAAGTTTAATCTTAGTACACCTGTAGATTATTTTGTATCTTCAGGGGAAGAGTATGCTTTGGCTTTTACTGTAGGCAGAGAATATCTGACCGACTTTATGAAAAGGATCAAAAGATTTGATTCTGTGTACCTTATAGGAGAGGTGGTAGATGGTACAGGTGTTTTTTTAAAAAGAGGTAGTGATTTTGTCGATATTTCAAGAAAAGGGTTTGAGCACGAGTTATAA